TATGCATGCAAATCGCTGCAGCAAATCCGCAGTACATAAAGAGAGAAGATGTACCACAAGAAGTCATTGAAAAAGAAAGGGAAATTTTAAAAGCTCAGTCATTAAATGAAGGTAAACCACAACAAGTCATTGACAAAATTATTGAAGGACGTTTGGAAAAATTCTATAAAGAAAATTGCCTATTAGAACAACTGTATATAAGAGATGATAGTAAAACAGTAAAAGATTTATTAAACGAATTAATTGCTAAACTTGGTGAAAATATAATAATCAGAAGATTTGTTAGATTTGAAAGAGGAGAAGGTATTGAAAATCCTCAAGAAGAAGAATAAAATTAAATAGGCAACCAAAATAGGACACGGTTGTGTCCTATTTTTAATAGATCTATGAAGGATTTTTAATATTTTTATAGAATAATAAAATGAGGTGTTCTAATGTCTGTAAAATACAAACGGGTAATATTAAAAATATCAGGAGAAGCTTTATCTGGCAGTGCAGGTTATGGAATCGATTTTGGAACTGTTAATTTAATTGCTGATCAGATAAAAGAAGTCAAAGAAATGGGAATTCAAATTGGCATTGTGATTGGAGGTGGTAATATTTGGAGAGGTAGAGAAGGTATAGGTATGGATAGAACTACCGCTGATCATATGGGTATGCTTGCTACGGTTATCAATTCTCTTGCTTTGCAAGATGCTTTGGAGCGAAGAGGTGTAGAAACAAGAGTGCAAACTGCTATTGAAATGAGACAGATTGCCGAACCTTATATCAGGAGAAGAGCTATTAGGCATCTTGAAAAGGGAAGAGTTGTGATTTTTGCAGCAGGTACAGGTAATCCTTTCTTCTCTACAGATACGACAGCATCTTTAAGAGCTGCCGAAATAGATGCTGAAGTAATTCTCCTTGCAAAAAAAGTAGATGGCGTTTATGATAAAGATCCTGTGAAATTTAAAGATGCAGTAAAATTTGACAAATTGTCGTATCTTGATGTATTGAATAAAGGACTTGGTGTGATGGATTCAACCGCAACTTCTCTATGCATGGACAACAATATACCAATTATTGTTTTTAATTTAACTGTGCCAGGCAATATAAAGAACGTAATAATGGGTCAAAAAATAGGAACAATTGTTAAGGAGGGATAACAATGGATGAATTACTAAAAAATACCGAAGAGAAAATGAAAAAGTCTATTGCAGTTTTAAAAAGCGAGTTAGTATCAATCAGAGCCGGTAGAGCAAATCCTTCGCTTTTAGACAGGATTTCCATCGATTACTATGGAACTATGACACCAATAAACAAGTTGGCAACAATTACAGCACCAGAGCCAAAGGTCATTGTAATACAACCATGGGATACATCAAAAATTTCAGACATTGAAAAAGCTATTCAAAAATCTGATTTGAATATAAATCCTACTTCTGATGGTAAAATAATCAGATTAGTTTTCCCAGATTTAACAGAGGAAAGAAGAAAAGAGCTTGTTAAACTGGTTCATAAAAAAGGAGAAGAAGCGAGAGTCGCAGTAAGGCAGATTAGACGAGATGCTAATGATGTCATTAAGAAGATGGATAAAAATGGAGAAATATCTGAAGATGAAAAGATAAAAAAGGAAGAAAATGTACAAAAACTTACTGATAAATATATAAAAGAAATAGATAAAATTTTGGAGCAAAAAGAAAAGGAGATAATGGAATTTTGATAGATATCATTGGCTATGATATTGAAACTGTTAAACAAATTTTAGATAAAAACAATATTAAATATAAAATAGTGATAACTGAACCTGTAAAACACTATAAAGGATATCAAAAGCGTGTTTTAAAAACTAAATTTGAAGAAGGTATATTATCAGTTATAGTAGCTGAATTCTAACCCCCTCGTATGAGGGGGTATTGCCCATATTATAAGGAGGAAAATTAATGAGCTTTATTATAAATCGAAGAAAAAATACTGCTCACGAAATGGAAAAGAAATTAGATATGAATAATATTCCAAAGCATGTGGCAATAATAATGGATGGCAATGGCAGATGGGCGAAAAGAAGAGGATTTGTAAGGACACTTGGACATAGAGCTGGAATGGAAGCAGTAAAAAGAGTAGTTAAGGCATCATCTGAAATTGGAATCAAGTATTTAACATTGTACGCATTTTCAACAGAAAATTGGAAAAGACCTGCAGACGAAGTAAATGGATTAATGAATCTGTTGATTGAATATTTAGGACGTGAAATAGATGAGTTAAATGAAAATGATGTAAAATTAAATTTCATTGGCGATTTATCAAAAATACCTGAGAAATGTAAAATCAAGGTTAAAGAATCAGAAGAAATAACAAAAAATAATAAAGGACTTGTTTTAAACATAGCTTTAAACTATGG
The nucleotide sequence above comes from Thermoanaerobacterium sp. CMT5567-10. Encoded proteins:
- the tsf gene encoding translation elongation factor Ts, with translation MVSAQQVKELRERTGAGMMDCKRALTDSNGDIEKAIDLLRERGLAAAAKKAGRTANEGLVDSYIHGGGRIGVLVEINCETDFVANTDDFKSFVKEICMQIAAANPQYIKREDVPQEVIEKEREILKAQSLNEGKPQQVIDKIIEGRLEKFYKENCLLEQLYIRDDSKTVKDLLNELIAKLGENIIIRRFVRFERGEGIENPQEEE
- the pyrH gene encoding UMP kinase, whose amino-acid sequence is MSVKYKRVILKISGEALSGSAGYGIDFGTVNLIADQIKEVKEMGIQIGIVIGGGNIWRGREGIGMDRTTADHMGMLATVINSLALQDALERRGVETRVQTAIEMRQIAEPYIRRRAIRHLEKGRVVIFAAGTGNPFFSTDTTASLRAAEIDAEVILLAKKVDGVYDKDPVKFKDAVKFDKLSYLDVLNKGLGVMDSTATSLCMDNNIPIIVFNLTVPGNIKNVIMGQKIGTIVKEG
- the frr gene encoding ribosome recycling factor, which encodes MDELLKNTEEKMKKSIAVLKSELVSIRAGRANPSLLDRISIDYYGTMTPINKLATITAPEPKVIVIQPWDTSKISDIEKAIQKSDLNINPTSDGKIIRLVFPDLTEERRKELVKLVHKKGEEARVAVRQIRRDANDVIKKMDKNGEISEDEKIKKEENVQKLTDKYIKEIDKILEQKEKEIMEF
- a CDS encoding isoprenyl transferase, with product MSFIINRRKNTAHEMEKKLDMNNIPKHVAIIMDGNGRWAKRRGFVRTLGHRAGMEAVKRVVKASSEIGIKYLTLYAFSTENWKRPADEVNGLMNLLIEYLGREIDELNENDVKLNFIGDLSKIPEKCKIKVKESEEITKNNKGLVLNIALNYGGRNEIVNAVKKIGKSLLDGKIKLNDIDEQIIADNLYTAGQPDPDLIIRPSGELRISNFMLWQSAYSELWFSDILWPDFDKNHLIEAIVDYQKRNRRFGGI